tgtttcctgctaaggagtaaggtgttcactactttttttgatagaccaaagtttaataagttggattcttCAGAATCCAGGCTGTTAACTTTAGTATTTTCAGGTCTGGGTGAGAAATAGGTCCCTGACTTAGAAGGTCCGGCCTTTGAGGTAGAAGGAGAGGAGCTTCCACGCTGAGGGCTTTCAAGAGggagaaccaacttctcttgggccagaaggGGGTTATCAGGATTAGTGTACACTTTTCTTTTAGGAACTTCTGTAACACTCTGGGGATAAGCGGAAATGGGGGGAAGGCGTATCACGTAATTCCCCCATGTTCCCTGGTAGGAGTTCCCCTGGACGACCGCTCCCCACCCGTGGAGGCTGGCATCTGTTGTGATGACTAgagggagatcttgtgcccagaaAATCCCGTTTTCTAGGTTCGAATTGCTGAGCCACCAAGTTAGTGATTTTTTGGTCTCTGCATCTAAGAATATTTTCCTCTCTAGGGTTAATTGCGATCTGTTCCATTTGTCTAAGATGCATTTCTGGAGTGGTCTTAGATGGAACTGTGCCCAGGCAACTGCTGGAATGCAAGCGGACAGACTCCCTAGTaccttcatggcctgtcttattgaacagaatttctccttcttgaacttcctcaaagcTGTCTGAAGTTTTACTATCTTTTGAGGTGGTAGAAAGGATCTTTGGGAGACTGTGTCTAGAGTAATGCCCAGAAAACTTTCCGTTTGGATGGGATTAAATCCGATTTTTTCCAATTGATGAGCCAACCTAGGCTCTGTAGATGATCCAGGACTAACCCGAGATGGATTCCCATGGTCTCTATGTTGTCCGCCACTACCAGTAGGTCGTCCAGATAGGGGATCACACAAATTGCCTTTTCTCTCAAGGTTGTCAAGGCTTCCGCCATTATTTTGGTAAAAACCCTTGGGGCAGAAGAGATCCCGAAGGGGAGACACCTGAactggaaatgctgaatgtttcCCTCCAATTCTATTGCGAACCTTAGGAATTCCCTTGATGACCTGTGAATTGGGACGTGATAATAGGCGTCGCTTAAATCTATTGTGGCCATCACTGCATCCTTTTTTAAGAGTTTCACTGCTGACTTCagggtctccattttgaatttttgatatcttacgtatttgtttagatgtttcagatttataattaccctggatttcccgtttggtttctttataatgaAGAGGCGGGAATAGAATCCCAGTCCTGTCTGATTTTTCGGGACGGGCTCTATGGCGTCCAAGgttaataggttttttatgtcgtttTTTAAGGTCGCAGTTTGagatgggggaagggtagtgatcacatatttctgtggaggggaagagagaagatCTATCAGATAACCCTCTTGTATAATACTTAAGATCCACCGGCTGTTTGTTACATGCTCCCAAGATCTTAGAAAGGAGCCgagtcttccccccactggtATGGCATCATTGTTTGTTGTTGGATGAGGAGGCTTCGGCCCGATTTGGGTTGAAGAGGAAGCTTCTCCCCCTGCCTCCCTTCGCatagctccacctcccagtcttccctttatcttttttattttcgggTTGAAAAAATCGGTCACGAAAGGGctgccttttttgtttatatctttcctctggaaaccctctttttttatttgtcgcGTTGTCTAGGATTTTATCTAGATCTTCTCCGAAAACGTACTGACCGTGGAAGGGGAGtgcgattaatttatttttagatgtgATATCTCCTGACCACGCTTTAAGCCATAGTGCCCTTCTCGCTGTATTTGAGAGAACAGCTGTACGGGCGGACAGTTTAACTGATTCAGCAGCTGCGTCTGCTAGAAAGGAGGTTGCCATCTTTAATAGAGGCAAGCTCTCTAGAATTTGATCCCGTGGTGTCTTATTGACCAGATGTATCTCTAGCTGGTCTAGCCAAAGGTTCAGTGTTCTGGCCACACATGTGGAGGCAACGCCCGGTTTGAGAAGGGCCGCCGTAGTCTCCCAGGTCTTTCGCAAGAGACTTTCCGCTTTCCTGTCTAGAGGATCTTTCAATTGTGCTGAGTCTTCAAACGGTAGGGCCGTATGTTTTGCTACCTTGGCCACTGGCGCGTCTACTTTGGGAATGGTCTCCCAATCCGTACAGTCCTCTTGGCTAAAGGGGTAGCGCCTCTTAATTCCTCTTgggataaaggatcctttatccgGTTTTTCCCATTCAGACCTAATTAATTTTTGGACACTATCAGGGACTGGAAAAACGGCCTTCTTCCTTTCACCtagacccccaaaaatttctTGCTGGGTAGACCTAGGGGTTTTAGGCATCTCCATCTGAATGGTGGCCCTGATGGCCCTgataagttcatcaatatcttcagGATTGAACAGGAAGCGCTTATATTCGCCCTCTTCATCTGAAGATGCCGGGTGTTTTTGGACAGATTCGGAGTCTGAGACCGCCAGCCCCTCAGAGTCGGAATCCAGGATAAGTGATTTAACACTACGGGCGTCCTGAGTGGGGGGAACTTTGGGAGGAGTAGGTTCTCTGGTAGTTAAGGCTAGCTGAACCTCTTCTTTTACCACTTTTCTAATGTCTTCAATTAGACTAGAAGACTCAGACTTGATGACACTGGCAGTACATTCTTTACACAGGGGCTTGGATCCAGTGTTAGACAATCTTTTGCAGCAAATACCACATTTTCTAGTTTTTTTGGCTGCAGAAGCCgaatccttttctccctgaaatGGTAAGGGAGGAAAGGATGAGCAGACTGAACCCACCATACAAGGCATGTACCTGAGAACAGGTTACTCACTGTcccagggtttgatgcaggctcggTTCCAGAGCCCGGCGTGAGGGGGGTGCTCATCTTGACTCCCGACCGCTTCAGAGATGCTTCACCAAAATATGTGAGCCGCGCTATGCAGGGCGCCGTTACACAGGTCCTGAGCGTTTTTATAGTGTCTCCATGTGCTTCTCATGCTGCAGGACCTGTGGcgcatgttgatgacgtcagcgcgcttagctccgcccccggcgtctgacgtcatccgcctgccggccggaagggacacatcacagtgccgatccgccgtgttcctccttccctctgcatcaAGCCCTCCGGGACCGCCGCAGAGGGAATCTTCGCAGGGGCACTACCTATGTGCCCGAGCCCAGGCCTAACCAAACGgaggagggagagctgcactgcagatccgacctcggcccagatgaaaaaaaaaaactccaggtgagcccaaacgagctccgtgcacctctcctgcttcctatcctgatgggacaggaaaaacactggtgatgtgaggagggggtgggggttttaacctctctgtgtttttcctgtccaatcagaaggaagtcaatctcaggacttggtgtcatggagacgactggggaaaggtACGCTACTGCTGTCGTGTTGTCGGAAAGAACCTTCACATGTAGGCCCTCGAGTAGATCTTATGCTGCCTTTAACGTTTCCCAAACCGCTTTCAGTTCTCTGAAGTTGGAGGATTGAGAACGAGTTGTTGGCGGCCAGGAACCCTGAAAATAATGATCTCCCACTTTCGCTCCCCATCCTTTATGTCTTGCGTCTGTTAGGACTTGAATGTAAGGAGTTTTCTCCCAAGGAACTCCTAAGGAGAGGTTGTTTGCGCTCGCCCACCAGTCTAGGGAGGCCTTTACTGTTGGAGGGTTAAACACTTTGTGATTTAAGGAGGTCTGCTGTCTGTTCCAGACTTTGAGGATCCAGGCCTGGAGGGTTCGGAAGTGCGACTGGCTCCAGGGGACAGAAGGTATGCAAGACGAGAGGAGCCCTAGAAGGCTCATGGCTTCTCTTATGGGGCAAGACCTTCTGCCCTGAAACCTTCGGATCTTTAATTGAAGGTTCCCGATCTTGTCCGATGGGAGGAATGTATGTTGAACCCGAGAGCAGATGATATCCTAAAGGGAAGAGCTGTAAACTGGAAGTGAAGGGTTGCACCCTTGCGATCTTGAATGGCAAATCTCAGAAACTCGGATAGATCGGGACGAGATAGTAAGCATCCCTTAGGTCTACTGTACACATCAGAGCGTTCCTTCCTATTAGTGGTATCAGGGATTTTAGGGACTTCATCCTGAATTTCTGATATACTATAAACCTGTTTAAGGTCTTTAGGTTTATGATGGTGCGAAATGAACCTTCCTTCTTTTGCACCAAGAAGAGATTCGAATAGAACCCCCGTCCTGGCTGTGTTGATGGTACTTGGGTTACCACGCCCATGTCTAAAAGGTTCTGAACCCCCTGCAGGATCTTCTTGCGTACATTGAAAGAGCTCGGATTGGTTACAATGAAGAGGTTTGGGGGAGATGAAGAAAACTATCTGGTAGCCGGATTTTATGATCTCCCGGACCCAAGGATTCAGAGTAATGGACTCCCATGGGGCTAGAAAATTCTTCAATCTCTTCCCCTGCCTCCTTTAGGGTAGCTCCAGCTCCCCTTTATCTCTGTAGGGCCTACTCTGACTAGTGGGGGCACGAAAGGGATATCTCCTTTTATAGGGTCGTTCCTCCGGGAAACCCTTCTTGTCTGCCGCTTTTTCTAAAATACGGTCTAACACAGGGCCGAAGACATACTCCCCCGAGAATGGGATGGAGCACATCCCGTCTTTGGCGGCGAATCTGACAGATTCTGCCGAAGCGTCCGCcataaatgcagtggcggattTTAGCAAGGGAAGGGACCTCAAGATCTCTTCTCTAGGGGTGTTGTCCTGAATATGAGACTCCAAGTCGTTTAACGACAATCCCATGGATCTTGCCACAGAGGTGGCGGCTATATTAGATTTTAGGCTGTACATAGCGGCTTCCCACGATTTTTTCAACAGACTATCTGCCTTCCTGTCCATGGGGTCGCGTAACTGGGAGGCGTCCTCAAAGGGTAAGGCAGTCTTTTTATTAACTTTTGCCACCTGTACATCAATTTTAGGTGTTTCATTGAATATCTTGCATTCATTTGGATCAAACAGCAGTCGATTCTTAAAGGATTTGGACACCCCCACGCGTTTCTCAGGATTTGACCACTCATCGAGAACCATATCGCTTATATTCTCATTAATCGGGAAGACATGGGTTTTCTTAACTCGAAGTCTCCCGAACATCTCATCCTGCACAGAATGAGTTTTTGGAGCTTCTTCCACCCCCATAGTGGCTCTGACTGCTTTTAGCAAGTCTGGCATGCCTTCCGAGGAGAAACAAAATCTTCTATCGGATTCAGAAAATTCTATAATCAGAGGAAGCTTCCTCATCATCCCAGGGTCTAGAGGATGAAGCGTCTTCCGCAATCTCTTCTGAATTGGAGGAAGAAAGGGACGCTATTCTCTGTCTGTTAGATGGAGGTAGATCCCTGGGTAAGGAGGAAAGCTGGGATAAAGAGGATTTTACTTCCTCATGTATCATGAATCTAAGTTCTTCAGTAAAAGAAGGCTGTTCTTCCTGTATAACGCTAGAGATGCAATCCTTACATAACCTCTTATGGTAATCGTCTGGAAGCCGCTTATAACAAGATATGCATTTAGCAGGCTTCCTAACTTTCTTCTGTGCCTCCTTAGGGACCTAGGAGGGGAAAGTAACCCCAATCAGGCTAGCAGAACACATATATACGTATATAATAATAGTATAAGCCCCAAGCCTGAGAAAGAGTGGAGGAGAAAGACGGACGACACAGGTACCCTGACAAAAGTGCAGACAAAGTTATCAGGATAATAGCACTTCTCCCCACAGGGGAACTtacggcagggcagggagagcagggttCCGCCGACATGTCGGCACAAACAACTAGCTGTTGCCTCGGCACTTCCATGTGCTGTGCAGATGTTTGTAGGAGCCGCGCACTTTATACGTCACTTCCTCCGTCCACCGGAAGGGACGTTGCCGCATACCTGAAGCGCCCGACGTGCAGCCCGGCTACAGCCATAGGAGGCCCAGCGGGAGATCGCGTCCAGAGGAGCAGGCTCACGTATCAAACAGAACGAGGCCTCCCACATCACCCCTGCCCAGCTTTAGTACTGAGACCGCAGGGGAACAGCAAGGTAATCCGGTGTGGTGTTtaggaaaaaaacttttatcttcATCTCCCTGGGTAGGGAGACTCTCTCTttgcccctgtcctctgtagggacagaaaaacactggtgttggtggtgggagggggataTTTAAaccctctgttcctgcccctacagaggtcaggggtcaatctccttgtgggccgtcgtggtgatgaggtggaaaaCATTGCTGCTTTATTCCAAAAAGAGCACCACTCCTGTGCTTGGGTTGTGTCTGGTTTTACtgctcattaaaatgaatggggctaagctgtaataccacactgaacctgtggacaggggtggtgctgtttttggaagaaagcagtcatCTTGCACTAGTCCTGGAGATCCACTTTAATAAAATGGGATTACAACTACCCATTTTCCTGTTACTCATCACATTTGGCAAGACACAGGGAAAGTTGTCTTTTTTTTCTGTTGCAccatctgcaatttttttttttttgcacagttcaCACTAAAGCAAGCTGCTTAGTAAATGTGGGCAACAGTATGCATATGAATTCTGACTAAAAAACATTCTTCTTACATTTACAACAGTGAAGGAATGAACTCTTCTGTTCCACACTTACTTTTAACAGAAGCATACAAGAAGCCTCCAGGAAGAAGAGCGTGGCATGAAGTTATGTTCTTGCCGTCAAAACAACGGACACCACAATGAAAATTCTGTGGACTCCATTATAAGTCAATGGCATCCATCAGGCACTACTGGTGTGAAGGACCCAGCATGGCATCATGCTTTCAGTTTATAAAAGGAACCATGTCTATACTGTGAACAGCATAAAACACCTTTGAGGTTCAGGATAGAAAATTTCTGACTTCCCAGTTTGGCCAGACTAATGAGGCATACCTCCCATGTTTTGGAGTATGACCACATAGGATGCAAATTTGAAGGCCTCAGAGCCTCCATACTACAGTGCCCAATAAGGTATTAATTAGAAGATCAACAGCAACTCCTTGTGGAATAAGTAACATGCACAACGCAAACCCCTGAATATGAAATGTGTTCAGAGGAGAGAAATAATAATTCTGAAAGTTTTTACAGTGTGAAAGGATTGAAAACTTCTACATACATGGGCATTCATGGCAAATGGTCATCAGTGTAAAATTCTGAGATTACAAATTTCCAGAGACTCGCACTAGAtagtagtatatataatatacacacacatacatatagagACCTGCCATATCCTTACAGAAATGCAATTGGCTGCATACCTTTGGGACTCCTGAGCCATTTAGCTTTTGTTCCCTTATAGTGCCTTTCGGGTTGGTGCACAATAACAGTAATTACCGGTCCTCAGCACACTATTTGGTGCTGAAACGAACGGCAGAACAGTGGATGCCAGCAGGACACAGGAGTCACAAAAGAGGTTTGTGGCTGTAATACACACACAAGTCAGTAATCCAATGTTCTAGCCGCATCTTATTGTTGTATAATAATAAATCCTATGCATGCCAAAACTATACTGTATAAGTAAAGCACTCCATTTCGGGTCATCCATTGCAGATTCCATCGaaagacaaaaaagtcctgcatgcaggacttttttgtctggtaaaaaacAGCACTTTGAAAggattccattatagtcaataggatcTGTTTTaaagtccagagttaatttcaagtgttctatttgcatttggaatctgttgctgtcaactctcaatatgagatccaaagagttgtcactatcagtgaagcaagccatcattaggctgaaaaaacaaaacaaacccatcagagagatagtaaaaacattaggggtggccaaaacaactgtttggaacattcttaaaaagaaggaatgcatcggtgagctcagcaacaccaaaagacccagaagaccccggaaaacaactgtggtggatgaccgaagaattctttctctggtgaagaaaacaacctccacaacagttggccaaatcaagaacactctccaggaggtaggtatcaaagccaacaatcaagagaagacttcaccagagtgaatacagagggttcaccacaagatgtaaaccattggtgagcctcaaaaacaggaaggccagattagagtttgccaaacaacatctaaaaaagccttcacagttctggaacaacatcctatggacatatgagaccaagataaacttgtaccagagtgatgggaagaggagagtatggagaaggaaagaaactgctcatgatcctaagcataccacctcatcagtgaagcatggtggtggtagtgtcatggcgtgggcatgtatggctgccaatgaaactggttctcttgtatttattgatgatgtgactgctgacaaaagcagcagaatgaattcttaagtgtttcgggcaatattatctgctcatattcagccaaatgcttcagaactcattggacggcgcttcacagtgcagatgaaaaatgacccaaagcatactgcaaaagaaaccaaagagtttttttaagggaaagaagatgaatgttatgcaatggccaagtcaatcacctgacctgaatccgactgagcatgcatttcacttgctgaagacaaaactgaagggcaattgccccaagaacaagcaggaactgaagacagttgcagtagaggactggcagagcatcaccagggatgaaacccagcatcttgtgatgtctatgcgttccagacttcaggctgtaattgactgcaaaggatttgcaaccaagtattaaaaagtgaaagtttgatttatgattattattatgtcccattacttttggtcccttaacaagtgggaggcacatatgcaaactgttgtaattcctacaccgttcacctgatttggatgtaaataccctcaaattaaagctgacagtctgcagttaaagcacatcttgttcgtttcatttcaaatccattgtggtggtgtttagagccaaaaatgttagatttgtgtcgatgtcccaatatttatggacctgactgtatatgtaccTAATCAATGTCGCCTGTGGGATagatggggcaaaagtgcacaaaaatgctactcccctgataataggagcgcattcacacttgaaggtgccactccttcaagaacataaactaggggtgcaccgaaatgaaaattctggtccgaaaccgaaaattcaggatgcccttgaccgaaaaccgaaactgcctttttgcccaaatacttttaaaatactttttttttaaatgattttattaattctttt
The sequence above is a segment of the Bufo bufo chromosome 4, aBufBuf1.1, whole genome shotgun sequence genome. Coding sequences within it:
- the LOC120998209 gene encoding lamina-associated polypeptide 2, isoforms alpha/zeta-like; this translates as MSTPLTPGSGTEPASNPGTGEKDSASAAKKTRKCGICCKRLSNTGSKPLCKECTASVIKSESSSLIEDIRKVVKEEVQLALTTREPTPPKVPPTQDARSVKSLILDSDSEGLAVSDSESVQKHPASSDEEGEYKRFLFNPEDIDELIRAIRATIQMEMPKTPRSTQQEIFGGLGERKKAVFPVPDSVQKLIRSEWEKPDKGSFIPRGIKRRYPFSQEDCTDWETIPKVDAPVAKVAKHTALPFEDSAQLKDPLDRKAESLLRKTWETTAALLKPGVASTCVARTLNLWLDQLEIHLVNKTPRDQILESLPLLKMATSFLADAAAESVKLSARTAVLSNTARRALWLKAWSGDITSKNKLIALPFHGQYVFGEDLDKILDNATNKKRGFPEERYKQKRQPFRDRFFQPENKKDKGKTGRWSYAKGGRGRSFLFNPNRAEASSSNNKQ